One region of Verrucomicrobiia bacterium genomic DNA includes:
- a CDS encoding DUF192 domain-containing protein, translating to MAWLFGVGLAVAGCDREAVSVSGRPGTAPGAPVAPATTGLGGAGSPWLDDGRPQAGLPRMRLYLGAHELDAELALTTAAIQKGMMWRTNVAETEGMLFVFGRPHQTAFWMKNVPIDIDVAYLDTEGIIREIHRLERFNTNPVPARTDTIQFALETAEGWFERRGIGPGVMVRTDRGSLRETFAGAGPRP from the coding sequence GTGGCATGGTTATTCGGCGTGGGTCTTGCGGTGGCGGGGTGCGACCGGGAGGCGGTGTCGGTGTCTGGGCGGCCGGGGACGGCACCGGGGGCGCCTGTGGCACCGGCCACAACCGGGTTGGGGGGGGCAGGTTCGCCCTGGCTGGACGATGGACGACCGCAGGCGGGGCTGCCGCGGATGCGGTTGTATTTGGGGGCGCACGAACTGGATGCGGAACTGGCGCTGACGACGGCGGCGATCCAGAAGGGGATGATGTGGCGGACCAACGTGGCGGAGACGGAGGGGATGCTCTTTGTGTTCGGACGGCCGCATCAGACGGCGTTCTGGATGAAGAATGTCCCGATCGACATCGATGTGGCGTACCTGGACACCGAGGGGATCATCCGGGAGATCCACCGGTTGGAGCGGTTCAACACGAACCCGGTTCCGGCGCGGACGGACACCATTCAGTTTGCGCTGGAGACGGCGGAGGGATGGTTTGAGCGGCGCGGGATCGGGCCGGGGGTGATGGTGCGGACGGACCGTGGATCGTTGCGGGAGACCTTTGCGGGTGCGGGGCCGAGACCCTGA
- the hemL gene encoding glutamate-1-semialdehyde 2,1-aminomutase, with amino-acid sequence MKRPNSERLFEEALRLMPGGVNSPVRAFRAVGGTPFFARRAAGARVWDADDREYIDYVGTWGPAIHGHAFPPIIRAVQEAAERGTSFGIPNPLEVEMARLIRELVPSVEKVRFTNSGTEACLTAVRLARGATGRDLMVKFAGCYHGHVDALLVKAGSGALTLGQPDSAGIPAEVARHTVVLPFNDFEAAQALFRERGREIAGLILEPVPANAGLYLPKPGYLEELRRLTDESGALLIFDEVMTGFRLARGGAQEVYGIRPDLSCFGKIIGGGLPVGAIGGRGDVMDRLAPVGPVYQAGTLSGNPLAMAAGLASLEALRDGAAYGRLEALGSRLEDGLREAARRHGIPMRLQRLGSLFCGYFTDREVHSLDDAMTSDRARFARFFHGLLDRGVYLAPSQFEAGFVSTAHTEADLETTVRCASEALAELARG; translated from the coding sequence ATGAAACGACCGAATTCGGAGCGACTGTTCGAGGAGGCGTTGCGGCTCATGCCCGGCGGGGTGAATTCGCCGGTGCGGGCGTTTCGCGCGGTGGGCGGGACACCCTTTTTTGCGCGGCGGGCGGCCGGTGCGCGGGTGTGGGATGCGGACGACCGGGAGTATATCGACTACGTGGGGACCTGGGGGCCGGCGATTCACGGGCATGCCTTTCCGCCGATCATCCGGGCCGTGCAGGAGGCGGCGGAACGGGGAACCAGCTTCGGGATACCGAATCCGCTGGAGGTGGAGATGGCGCGGTTGATCCGGGAGCTGGTGCCGTCGGTGGAGAAGGTGCGGTTCACCAATTCGGGGACGGAGGCGTGCCTGACGGCGGTTCGGCTGGCGCGAGGGGCGACGGGGCGGGATCTGATGGTGAAGTTTGCGGGCTGCTACCACGGGCATGTGGATGCGTTGCTGGTGAAGGCGGGGTCGGGGGCGTTGACCTTGGGGCAGCCTGACAGTGCGGGGATCCCGGCGGAGGTGGCACGGCACACGGTGGTGTTGCCGTTCAATGATTTCGAGGCGGCGCAGGCGCTGTTCCGGGAGCGGGGCCGGGAGATTGCGGGGTTGATTCTCGAGCCGGTGCCGGCCAATGCGGGGCTGTATCTGCCGAAGCCGGGTTACCTCGAGGAACTCCGGAGGTTGACGGACGAGAGCGGGGCCCTGCTGATCTTTGACGAGGTGATGACGGGGTTTCGGCTGGCGCGGGGCGGGGCGCAGGAGGTGTACGGGATCCGGCCGGATCTGAGTTGTTTTGGGAAGATCATCGGGGGCGGGCTTCCCGTGGGTGCGATTGGAGGGCGCGGGGACGTGATGGACCGGCTGGCACCGGTGGGGCCGGTGTACCAGGCGGGGACGTTGAGCGGGAATCCGCTGGCGATGGCGGCGGGGTTGGCCTCGCTGGAGGCGCTGCGGGATGGGGCGGCCTACGGCCGGCTCGAGGCCCTGGGGTCGAGGCTGGAGGACGGGTTGCGGGAGGCGGCCCGGCGACACGGGATACCGATGCGGTTGCAGCGTCTGGGGTCGTTGTTCTGCGGGTATTTCACGGACCGCGAGGTACACAGTCTGGACGACGCGATGACGTCGGATCGGGCCCGGTTTGCGCGGTTCTTTCACGGGTTGCTGGATCGCGGCGTGTACCTGGCGCCATCGCAGTTCGAGGCGGGGTTTGTGTCCACGGCGCACACGGAAGCGGACCTGGAGACCACGGTGCGCTGCGCTTCGGAGGCCCTGGCGGAACTCGCACGGGGATAA
- the ruvX gene encoding Holliday junction resolvase RuvX, with protein sequence MRILALDHGTVRIGAAVSDELGMLAHPIEHLPAEPAATFLERLRGVLREKEVSLIVVGLPRNMDGSRGPAVEKVEVFVQFLKEAVAIPVRTWDERLTTTQAHRMLAERGLRERERRGRVDSSAAAVLLQSYLDAQAAGGAGGTTGV encoded by the coding sequence ATGCGCATTCTGGCATTGGATCACGGGACGGTGCGGATTGGGGCGGCGGTGAGCGACGAGCTGGGGATGCTGGCGCATCCGATCGAGCACCTGCCGGCCGAGCCGGCGGCGACGTTTCTCGAGCGGTTGCGCGGGGTGCTGCGGGAGAAGGAGGTGTCGTTGATCGTCGTCGGGTTGCCGCGAAACATGGACGGGTCGCGCGGCCCGGCGGTGGAAAAGGTGGAGGTATTCGTGCAGTTCCTGAAGGAGGCGGTGGCCATTCCGGTGCGGACATGGGACGAGCGGCTTACCACGACGCAGGCGCACCGGATGCTGGCGGAGCGCGGTTTGAGGGAGCGGGAGCGTCGGGGACGGGTGGATTCATCGGCGGCCGCGGTCCTGCTGCAGAGCTACCTCGATGCGCAGGCGGCGGGGGGTGCAGGGGGAACGACCGGGGTTTGA
- the truA gene encoding tRNA pseudouridine(38-40) synthase TruA — protein sequence MDGSEPAAAGGGVVRLRLVVAYDGTGYQGWQTQTIGQGVQEKVEEALRRVFPGAGALHGSSRTDTGVHALGMVAHVDLPRGEWRMPGWKAVLAVNAHLPGDIRVMGVRRARPDFHARFQAISKEYRYRIWNGPAENPLLRHQAWHVPRPLDRGAMREAARHLVGRHDFASFTANPGYARASTVRTILRCEVVGRSREVTVVIEGTGFLYKMCRGIAGTLVQVGLGRIDVRDMAGILERRDRRVAGMTAPAHGLVLWRVRYGRDGEQV from the coding sequence GTGGACGGGTCCGAGCCAGCGGCGGCCGGGGGTGGCGTGGTGAGGTTGCGCCTGGTGGTGGCCTACGACGGGACGGGGTATCAGGGGTGGCAGACGCAGACGATCGGGCAGGGCGTGCAGGAGAAGGTTGAGGAGGCCTTGCGCCGGGTGTTCCCGGGGGCGGGGGCGTTGCATGGGTCGAGCCGGACCGACACGGGCGTGCATGCACTGGGGATGGTGGCGCATGTGGATCTTCCCCGGGGGGAGTGGCGGATGCCGGGTTGGAAGGCGGTGCTGGCGGTGAACGCCCATCTGCCTGGGGACATCCGGGTGATGGGGGTGCGGCGGGCCCGTCCGGATTTCCATGCGCGCTTCCAGGCGATCTCGAAGGAATACCGGTACCGGATCTGGAACGGACCGGCGGAGAATCCGCTGCTTCGTCACCAGGCGTGGCATGTGCCGCGACCGCTGGATCGGGGGGCGATGCGGGAGGCGGCCCGGCACCTGGTGGGGCGGCACGACTTTGCGTCGTTCACGGCCAACCCCGGCTACGCGAGGGCCAGCACGGTGCGGACGATTCTGAGGTGCGAAGTGGTGGGGCGATCGCGGGAGGTGACGGTGGTGATCGAGGGGACGGGATTTCTCTACAAGATGTGCCGGGGCATTGCGGGCACCCTGGTGCAGGTCGGATTGGGGCGCATCGACGTCCGGGACATGGCGGGGATACTGGAGCGACGGGACCGGCGGGTGGCGGGCATGACGGCGCCGGCCCACGGGTTGGTGTTGTGGCGGGTGCGGTATGGGAGGGACGGGGAGCAGGTCTGA
- a CDS encoding ribbon-helix-helix protein, CopG family translates to MQKLQVLFPDPMMRRLREEADREDVPLSEIIRKATAHWLDRLPSQARRLTRVPVVDAGRCLLDADGMKEALHE, encoded by the coding sequence GTGCAAAAGCTTCAGGTTCTCTTTCCTGATCCGATGATGCGGCGGCTTCGCGAGGAGGCGGACCGCGAGGATGTACCGCTCAGCGAGATCATCCGTAAGGCGACAGCACACTGGCTGGATCGTTTGCCGTCGCAGGCGAGGCGGTTGACGCGTGTTCCGGTGGTTGATGCCGGGCGGTGCCTGCTGGACGCGGATGGGATGAAGGAGGCGCTGCATGAATAG
- a CDS encoding response regulator, translated as MTIELPFLGPVPSRWWRGAARGLVFLGGWLALAGQAMGDSGASEDSIRGTMDGISAYWQVPDEHREGRHPVDMSVVVLYHDRHWGVGYYEDEAGNRGYLPVSREAPALEVGQRVRVRGETDWKSGIFGAGTTKEVLSMGAGWEPLRIEEGWEEHERYDLRWVEVEGPVVRTIESDEHHLEVQIQNAGFLVTGRILLKDRFVPVPQVSGARVRLRGVLTRTMDPQGRLTAVEVWAGHPGLIEISGWQREDPRFEVPVRDIGDLDTVAGGTLVRVRGEVREHEAGLQVTIRDATGQVRVRTLQARRLRPGGEVEAVGRAARAGIETRLEDGWVRLVSSDRRREPVPATGLPRLRVVEQVRELAREQAALGYPVGLHGVVTWSHPGAPTLFLEDATGGLQVRLSEADRERPPLPGMGVLISGVTEPGLYAPVVRATQVREGVSMGLPEARQVTLDHARAGIEEGQRIELTGYLREVGGGDGWSRMRLATPRGRFEARLPYDETLAGLVGGIVRVQGVCVAGANDSHQLTGIELWLPSSDGVVVDVAPTEDPFGLPMRSLESLGRFGTFRSLHRLVRVSGVVRLHVPGQYMVIEEGEDAAWVWSRNTEPVVPGTVVDVVGLPGRDGQALMVYEGSYRVRRVGAEPPATELTDVATANPAWVHRLTRLDGVVLDVFGGEEGLHMVLEKDSAAFKAWLAPNTLWAGGPIRRAWAPGSRVRLTGVYNPAQEEDEAMAGGVRIQMRAPSDVELLQAAPWWNLRRAAGVSLGLGVCALMGLGWAVSLQRRVRSQTGEIRAQNEDLVRARDAAEAATRAKSVFLANMSHEIRTPMNGVIGMTQLLLGTPLTKEQSSMAATLRDSAESLLNVLNDILDVSKIEAGKVDLERVQFDVRETVRSVTALLGPKATEKGIGMVAELGAEVPGKVWGDPLRVRQVLLNLVGNAIKFTRRGEVRVGVDVEESGGMGALPVCLRFTVADTGLGISEEARSRLFQPFTQADSSTTRRFGGTGLGLAIARQLVELMHGRIDVRSAVGKGSVFTFTARFGAGEGEGRERTTSRPEPGMPDTGGMGAPALGGGGGSGVDRNGCLAGLRVLLAEDNPVNRMVGVQFVRKLGCDVVVAKDGLEVLQAMERATFDAILMDGHMPELDGYETTRRLREHPRHRGVRIIALTADAMSGDRERCLAAGMDDYLSKPIRMEALRAALERVRSGVCAGA; from the coding sequence TTGACGATCGAACTTCCTTTCCTGGGACCGGTCCCCTCGCGGTGGTGGAGGGGTGCCGCGCGCGGACTGGTGTTTCTCGGCGGATGGCTGGCGCTGGCGGGGCAGGCGATGGGGGATTCCGGGGCATCGGAGGATTCGATTCGGGGCACGATGGACGGCATTTCCGCCTACTGGCAGGTGCCGGACGAGCATCGCGAAGGGCGGCACCCGGTGGATATGTCGGTGGTGGTGCTTTACCACGACCGGCACTGGGGGGTGGGGTATTACGAGGATGAAGCGGGGAACCGGGGTTATCTGCCGGTGAGCCGGGAGGCCCCGGCGTTGGAGGTGGGTCAGCGGGTCCGGGTGCGGGGCGAGACCGATTGGAAGAGCGGTATTTTTGGAGCGGGGACGACGAAGGAAGTTCTGTCGATGGGGGCGGGATGGGAGCCTCTGCGGATTGAGGAGGGTTGGGAGGAGCACGAGCGGTACGATCTACGCTGGGTGGAAGTCGAGGGGCCGGTGGTGCGGACCATCGAGAGCGACGAGCATCATCTGGAGGTGCAGATTCAGAACGCCGGATTCCTGGTGACCGGGCGGATTCTGCTGAAGGACCGGTTTGTCCCGGTTCCGCAGGTGAGCGGGGCGCGGGTGCGACTGAGGGGCGTCTTGACGCGAACCATGGATCCGCAGGGGAGGCTGACGGCGGTGGAGGTTTGGGCGGGCCATCCGGGATTGATCGAGATTTCGGGCTGGCAGCGGGAGGATCCGCGATTCGAGGTGCCCGTCCGAGACATTGGAGATCTGGACACGGTGGCCGGGGGCACGCTGGTCCGCGTGCGAGGCGAGGTGCGCGAACACGAGGCGGGGTTGCAGGTGACGATTCGCGATGCGACGGGCCAGGTACGGGTGCGGACATTGCAGGCGCGGCGGCTGCGTCCCGGGGGGGAGGTGGAAGCGGTGGGCCGGGCGGCGAGAGCGGGAATTGAGACGCGGCTGGAGGATGGTTGGGTGCGTCTGGTGTCGTCCGATCGAAGACGTGAGCCGGTGCCGGCGACGGGTCTTCCCAGGCTGCGGGTGGTGGAACAGGTACGGGAACTGGCCCGGGAGCAGGCCGCGCTGGGGTATCCGGTGGGGTTGCACGGAGTGGTGACCTGGTCGCATCCGGGTGCACCGACGCTGTTTCTGGAGGACGCGACGGGGGGGCTTCAGGTGCGCCTGTCCGAGGCGGATCGCGAGCGGCCGCCGCTGCCGGGCATGGGTGTCTTGATTTCCGGAGTGACGGAACCGGGCCTGTACGCTCCGGTGGTGCGGGCGACGCAGGTTCGGGAGGGTGTTTCGATGGGGCTGCCCGAGGCCCGGCAGGTGACGTTGGACCATGCGCGGGCGGGGATCGAGGAGGGGCAGCGGATCGAATTGACGGGCTACCTGCGGGAGGTTGGGGGTGGGGATGGTTGGAGCCGGATGCGGCTGGCGACGCCCCGGGGCCGGTTTGAGGCGCGGTTGCCGTACGACGAGACGCTGGCGGGGTTGGTGGGAGGGATTGTGAGGGTGCAGGGCGTTTGCGTGGCCGGAGCCAACGACTCCCATCAACTGACCGGGATCGAGTTGTGGCTGCCGTCGTCGGACGGGGTGGTGGTGGATGTGGCCCCGACCGAGGATCCGTTTGGGTTGCCCATGCGAAGCCTGGAGAGTCTGGGACGCTTCGGGACGTTCCGGTCCCTGCACCGTCTGGTGCGGGTTTCGGGCGTGGTGCGATTGCATGTGCCCGGGCAGTACATGGTGATTGAGGAGGGGGAGGATGCGGCGTGGGTGTGGAGCCGGAACACCGAGCCGGTCGTACCCGGCACGGTGGTTGACGTGGTGGGATTGCCCGGGCGGGACGGGCAGGCCCTGATGGTTTACGAGGGCAGTTACCGGGTGAGGCGGGTGGGAGCGGAACCGCCGGCGACGGAGTTGACGGATGTTGCGACGGCGAATCCGGCGTGGGTCCACCGGTTGACCCGGCTGGACGGGGTGGTGCTGGACGTGTTCGGCGGGGAGGAGGGGCTTCACATGGTGTTGGAGAAGGACAGCGCTGCGTTCAAGGCATGGCTGGCGCCCAACACCTTGTGGGCCGGGGGTCCGATTCGGCGGGCGTGGGCACCGGGGAGCCGGGTACGGCTGACCGGGGTGTACAATCCTGCACAGGAGGAGGACGAGGCGATGGCCGGGGGTGTCCGGATCCAGATGAGGGCTCCGTCGGATGTCGAACTGTTGCAGGCGGCACCGTGGTGGAATCTGCGTCGGGCGGCGGGGGTGAGCCTGGGTCTTGGGGTGTGCGCCTTGATGGGATTGGGATGGGCGGTGTCGCTGCAGCGGCGGGTACGGAGTCAGACCGGGGAGATCCGGGCGCAGAACGAGGATCTGGTGCGGGCACGGGATGCGGCGGAGGCGGCGACCCGGGCGAAGAGCGTGTTTCTGGCGAACATGAGCCACGAGATCCGGACGCCGATGAACGGGGTGATCGGGATGACCCAGTTGCTGCTGGGGACGCCGTTGACGAAGGAGCAGTCCTCGATGGCGGCGACCTTGCGGGACAGCGCGGAGTCGTTGTTGAACGTGCTGAACGACATTCTCGACGTCTCGAAGATCGAGGCCGGGAAGGTTGACCTGGAGCGGGTCCAGTTCGATGTGCGGGAGACCGTCCGCTCGGTGACGGCGCTGCTGGGTCCGAAAGCGACGGAGAAGGGGATCGGGATGGTGGCGGAATTGGGGGCTGAAGTGCCGGGGAAAGTCTGGGGCGATCCGCTTCGGGTGCGGCAGGTGCTGCTGAACCTGGTGGGCAACGCGATCAAGTTTACCCGGCGCGGGGAGGTGCGGGTGGGGGTTGACGTGGAGGAGAGCGGGGGGATGGGCGCGCTGCCGGTCTGCCTTCGGTTCACCGTGGCGGACACCGGGTTGGGCATTTCCGAGGAGGCCCGGAGCCGGTTGTTCCAACCCTTCACGCAGGCGGACAGTTCGACCACGCGGCGTTTTGGGGGGACGGGGTTGGGGCTGGCGATTGCGCGGCAGCTTGTGGAATTGATGCACGGTCGGATCGACGTGCGGAGCGCGGTGGGGAAGGGATCGGTGTTCACCTTCACGGCGCGGTTTGGGGCCGGCGAGGGCGAGGGCAGGGAGCGGACGACGTCGCGACCGGAACCGGGGATGCCCGACACCGGAGGCATGGGGGCGCCGGCACTGGGCGGCGGTGGCGGGAGCGGGGTGGACCGGAACGGATGCCTGGCGGGCCTGCGGGTGCTGCTGGCGGAGGACAACCCTGTGAACCGGATGGTGGGCGTCCAGTTTGTGCGGAAGCTCGGGTGTGATGTCGTGGTGGCGAAGGATGGGCTGGAGGTGTTGCAGGCGATGGAGCGGGCGACGTTCGATGCGATCCTGATGGATGGTCACATGCCGGAGCTGGACGGGTACGAGACGACGCGGCGGCTGCGGGAACATCCGCGGCACCGCGGGGTGCGGATCATTGCGTTGACCGCGGATGCGATGAGCGGGGATCGGGAGCGATGCCTGGCGGCGGGGATGGATGATTACCTCAGCAAGCCGATCCGGATGGAGGCCTTGCGGGCGGCATTGGAGCGGGTTCGGTCCGGGGTGTGTGCCGGTGCGTGA
- a CDS encoding ubiquinone/menaquinone biosynthesis methyltransferase, protein MAKANRYYIPGEGRASGVRDLFASIAHRYDLINDLQSLGLHRWWKGRLIRWAGVRPGEEALDLCCGTGDIAFRLADEGARVTAVDFSEAMLAVARKRAEGGAGRGGDRVRFEQGDALGLAHGAGRFDLVTMAYGLRNLGSLDGGLAEMARVTRAGGRVLILDFGKPRVGWWRWLYFLHLRTVVPLLGRWLCGDTDSHGYILESLRRYPEGEEVARRMEGVGWERVEWWNLLGGVMTVHRGWRALPPGEGGETEGTGEGRGGG, encoded by the coding sequence ATGGCGAAGGCCAATCGTTATTACATCCCGGGGGAGGGGCGTGCGTCGGGGGTGCGCGACCTGTTCGCGTCCATCGCCCACCGTTACGACCTGATCAACGATCTGCAGAGTCTGGGGTTGCACCGTTGGTGGAAGGGGCGGCTGATCCGGTGGGCGGGGGTTCGACCGGGGGAGGAGGCGCTGGACCTGTGCTGCGGGACCGGGGACATCGCCTTCCGGCTGGCGGACGAGGGGGCGCGGGTGACGGCGGTGGATTTCAGCGAGGCGATGCTGGCGGTGGCGCGGAAGCGTGCGGAAGGGGGAGCGGGGCGGGGCGGGGACAGGGTGCGATTCGAGCAGGGGGATGCATTGGGACTGGCCCATGGGGCGGGGCGGTTCGACCTGGTGACCATGGCCTACGGGTTGCGGAATCTGGGCAGCCTTGACGGGGGATTGGCGGAGATGGCGCGGGTGACGCGGGCTGGGGGGCGGGTGTTGATTCTGGACTTCGGGAAGCCACGGGTGGGTTGGTGGCGCTGGCTGTATTTCCTGCACCTGCGGACGGTGGTGCCGTTGCTGGGACGATGGCTGTGCGGGGACACGGATTCGCACGGGTACATCCTGGAATCGCTGCGGCGCTATCCAGAAGGGGAGGAAGTGGCGCGCCGGATGGAGGGGGTGGGCTGGGAGCGGGTGGAGTGGTGGAACCTGCTTGGGGGGGTGATGACGGTGCACCGCGGCTGGCGGGCGCTTCCCCCGGGGGAGGGCGGGGAAACTGAAGGGACCGGGGAAGGGCGGGGGGGAGGATAG
- a CDS encoding superoxide dismutase, whose protein sequence is MNRRSALKTVALASALSPTLVASAQPAQPAQPAANPVGPHRLDPLPYPADALEPFIDKSTMEIHHGRHHASYVTSLNRALEGHPELAAKSARDLISQLGAVPESIRTAVRNHGGGHVNHTLFWNLLRRNGGATPSGPLMEALVRKFGTFDTFKTEFTRAAMSVFGSGWAWLSMDKASGEIGLEITPNQDSPYMAGRTPLLGIDVWEHAYYLKYQNRRADYVAAFFNVIHWDDVARRFATPA, encoded by the coding sequence ATGAACCGTCGCTCAGCCCTCAAAACCGTCGCCCTGGCCTCCGCCCTCTCCCCAACCCTCGTCGCCTCGGCCCAACCGGCCCAACCGGCCCAACCGGCCGCCAACCCCGTAGGCCCCCACCGGCTCGATCCCCTTCCCTATCCGGCCGACGCCCTCGAACCGTTCATCGACAAGAGCACGATGGAGATCCATCACGGGCGCCACCATGCCAGTTACGTGACCTCCCTGAACCGGGCCCTCGAAGGCCATCCCGAACTTGCCGCCAAGTCCGCCCGCGACCTCATCTCCCAGTTGGGAGCCGTGCCGGAATCGATCCGCACCGCCGTCCGCAACCACGGCGGCGGCCACGTCAATCACACCCTCTTCTGGAATCTCCTCCGACGGAACGGTGGCGCCACCCCCTCCGGACCCCTCATGGAAGCCCTCGTCCGCAAGTTCGGCACCTTCGACACCTTCAAAACAGAGTTCACCCGGGCCGCCATGTCGGTCTTCGGATCCGGTTGGGCCTGGCTGAGCATGGACAAGGCGTCCGGTGAAATCGGGCTCGAAATCACCCCCAACCAGGATTCCCCCTACATGGCCGGCCGTACCCCCCTGCTCGGCATCGATGTCTGGGAACACGCCTACTACCTCAAATACCAGAACCGCCGCGCCGATTACGTCGCCGCCTTCTTCAACGTCATCCACTGGGATGACGTCGCCAGACGCTTCGCGACACCGGCCTGA